A window of Chitinophagales bacterium genomic DNA:
CTGATGGTGGGGAGCTCTTTTGCTAAATCACTTGCGCTTGCCTGGAATATTCGCCTCATAAGTGTCCACCATATGCAGGCACATGTTTTGGCTAATTTTATTGTCAGCAGAGATGATGTTAAACAGAACACAATCCATAAACCTGCTTTCCCGTTTCTGTGCCTTACGGTTTCTGGCGGCCATACCCAAATTGTATTGGCAGCAGATTACCTGGATATGAAAATCGTGGGAGAAACAAATGATGATGCAGCCGGGGAAGCATTCGATAAAACAGCAAAGTTATTGGGTCTTCCTTATCCAGGCGGTCCGCTCATTGACACCTATGCAAAAGCAGGAGATCCAAAGCGTTTTTCTTTTCCTGAGCCCAAAGTTCCCGGTCTGGATTTTAGCTTTAGCGGGTTAAAAACTTCCATACTTTATTTTTTACGGGATCAGGTAAAGGAGAATCCCGATTTTATAAGGGGGAATTTAAACGATATATGCGCTTCTGTTCAATCACGAATTGCTTCTATTTTAATTAACAAGCTCGAAATGGCTGCCCTTCAGTTTGGTATAAATGAGATTGCAATAGCAGGAGGTGTTTCTGCTAACTCAGGGTTAAGAAAGGAAGCTCAGTTACGAAGCGAAAAAAATAACTGGAACCTCTATATTCCCCGATTGGAATATTGTACCGATAATGCCGCAATGATTGCAATGGTGGGTTACTATAAATACATTGCAGGAGATTTTGCCTCATTAGATGCTGCTCCACAAGCCAGAATGGAATGGTGACAAAATCTTAAAATGTAGATAATGAAGGTTTTTTTTTGGATTATGTGGGTTATCATTGTTGTTATAGAATTATTTTTAATAAAAGGGCTGATCAATACCCTTTTTCAGCTGCATCCTTTGGATGCTTCTTCCTTAACATCGATGATATTCTTTATCTTGATTGGGGCATGTTTAATAACAGGAAGTTATTATTGGTATCGCATCGGCAAGTTAAAATGGGCTTGCCTATTGCTAGATTTACCGCTTATTGCACTTGTATTCTATGTTGTTATTTTCCTGTTCCTTCCTCTATTGATGGGCGAGCGTATGAATTAAGGACTGATTACATCTGCCTGGATACAGTTCTTTTATTGCATCGGAATTAATACCTTTTCGCCTGTAAAATTAATTTTGCCTTATTTGATAGTAATTAAAATGAATCTGAAATG
This region includes:
- the tsaD gene encoding tRNA (adenosine(37)-N6)-threonylcarbamoyltransferase complex transferase subunit TsaD; this translates as MNVTLLAIESSCDETSASILENGIILSNVVASQKVHEQYGGVVPELASRAHLVNIIPVIEEAFNLSRINRKQLNAIAFTAGPGLIGSLMVGSSFAKSLALAWNIRLISVHHMQAHVLANFIVSRDDVKQNTIHKPAFPFLCLTVSGGHTQIVLAADYLDMKIVGETNDDAAGEAFDKTAKLLGLPYPGGPLIDTYAKAGDPKRFSFPEPKVPGLDFSFSGLKTSILYFLRDQVKENPDFIRGNLNDICASVQSRIASILINKLEMAALQFGINEIAIAGGVSANSGLRKEAQLRSEKNNWNLYIPRLEYCTDNAAMIAMVGYYKYIAGDFASLDAAPQARMEW